The Bacteroidota bacterium genome has a window encoding:
- a CDS encoding IS110 family transposase — MRQSVGIDCSKDHLDCSFGIMHASFDEVILSNSKFTNNAAGLKKLLLWSKKLMNTDCEVVFLMEATGVYHERAALFLFESKNKVAVLLPNKVKAFAGTLKVKTVNDKECAKIIALFGLEKNVDPWSPPQEVFNQIRQLTRERDQLLLERTMKKNQLHAEKVAWPNSGSIKRIEQQLKIMNKQIKEIETEIKDLINANPCLKEKMKKLCSIKGVGMITAAIVVAETNGFNLIRNKSQLVSYAGLDVIEKQSGTSVRGKTRISKRGNKYLRKCLYFPAFTSINHYEPSKNLYTRIISKTGLKMKGAVAVQRKILVLIYVLWKKDPVL; from the coding sequence GACAAAGCGTCGGTATTGATTGTTCCAAGGATCACCTGGACTGTAGTTTTGGTATTATGCATGCTTCATTTGATGAAGTAATCCTTTCTAATTCAAAATTTACGAACAATGCTGCAGGACTAAAAAAATTATTATTGTGGAGCAAAAAACTAATGAATACCGATTGCGAGGTGGTGTTTTTAATGGAGGCTACAGGTGTTTATCATGAACGGGCTGCATTGTTTTTATTTGAAAGTAAAAATAAAGTAGCTGTGTTATTGCCCAATAAAGTGAAAGCTTTTGCCGGCACGCTTAAAGTAAAGACAGTGAATGATAAAGAATGTGCTAAAATCATTGCGTTGTTTGGCCTGGAAAAGAATGTAGACCCATGGTCACCTCCTCAAGAAGTGTTTAACCAAATCCGCCAGTTGACGCGGGAACGCGACCAATTACTGCTTGAGCGAACAATGAAGAAAAACCAACTTCACGCTGAAAAAGTGGCATGGCCAAACAGTGGTAGCATTAAAAGAATCGAACAGCAGTTGAAAATAATGAATAAGCAAATTAAAGAAATTGAAACAGAGATTAAGGATCTAATCAACGCTAACCCTTGTTTAAAAGAAAAAATGAAAAAGTTGTGCAGTATAAAAGGAGTTGGAATGATTACCGCAGCTATTGTTGTGGCAGAAACAAATGGATTTAATCTCATTAGAAATAAAAGTCAATTAGTCAGTTATGCAGGGCTAGATGTGATAGAGAAGCAATCAGGGACATCGGTGAGAGGTAAAACGCGAATATCAAAAAGAGGAAATAAATATTTACGAAAATGTTTATACTTCCCGGCCTTTACATCAATTAATCATTATGAACCATCAAAAAATTTATATACCAGAATAATATCTAAAACAGGATTAAAAATGAAAGGAGCAGTTGCAGTGCAACGTAAAATATTAGTGCTAATATATGTATTATGGAAAAAGGATCCAGTTCTTTGA
- a CDS encoding T9SS type A sorting domain-containing protein, producing the protein MVGGSNSDVVNAIQPTADSGFVFTGYSHSVDGVFTEHVGPETSADAYIGKIDAFGNLLWLKNLGIPYEDRANDLVVAENGNIYICATKLIADGENQEYRILKLDSAGNIIWDYGFGGSEYEEPFTIALLPNQDLLIAGEAGSHTGDVSGHYPGDNRDLWLLQLDSLGNIVWGNAYGGSGADYGTDIEIIDSNNIVITGVSTSPNDGDINGHHGGFFYSDYWILKIDSIGVIQFSQCFGGSGIEAPCGLVLRNNFSYYLGGSSTSNDGDITNHYGFGDSTPDYWLINVEQTCPLVKYYMDADDDLFGDTSIYIYSCNDTVGYVLNNLDCNDNNPMIYPGANEIENNLDDDCNGLIDDNVSIATYLNNSIQIYPNPASNWLVISNVSGMPLTFSIKNAIGTLVQPEVNITNTISIDISKYASGIYIVQFEEGALIKCLSFIKD; encoded by the coding sequence GTGGTTGGGGGCTCTAATTCTGATGTGGTAAACGCCATTCAGCCAACTGCAGATTCGGGGTTTGTGTTTACGGGTTACAGCCATTCAGTGGATGGCGTGTTTACCGAACATGTTGGTCCGGAAACTAGTGCCGACGCTTATATTGGAAAAATTGATGCTTTTGGTAATTTATTATGGCTGAAAAACCTTGGGATTCCGTATGAAGACCGGGCAAACGATTTAGTAGTAGCAGAAAACGGGAATATTTATATATGTGCCACAAAATTGATAGCGGATGGTGAAAATCAGGAATACCGGATACTAAAATTGGATAGTGCGGGTAATATTATTTGGGACTATGGTTTTGGTGGCAGTGAATATGAAGAACCTTTTACCATTGCCTTACTACCTAATCAGGATTTACTAATAGCAGGTGAAGCAGGCTCACATACCGGAGATGTAAGTGGTCATTATCCTGGCGATAATCGGGATTTATGGTTATTGCAACTTGATTCGTTAGGTAATATTGTTTGGGGAAATGCATATGGCGGCTCTGGTGCTGATTATGGAACAGATATTGAAATTATCGATTCCAATAATATCGTAATAACAGGAGTGTCAACTTCTCCTAACGACGGGGACATAAACGGCCACCACGGTGGTTTTTTTTACTCTGATTACTGGATACTTAAAATTGATTCAATTGGCGTTATTCAATTTTCACAATGTTTTGGCGGCTCGGGTATTGAAGCACCATGTGGCCTCGTATTAAGAAATAACTTTTCCTATTATTTAGGGGGTAGCTCAACTTCAAATGATGGAGACATTACAAATCATTATGGTTTTGGTGATTCAACGCCTGATTACTGGCTCATTAATGTTGAACAAACCTGCCCTTTAGTTAAATATTATATGGATGCAGATGATGATTTATTTGGTGATACCAGTATTTATATTTACAGTTGTAATGATACGGTTGGTTATGTATTAAATAATTTGGATTGTAATGATAACAATCCAATGATTTACCCCGGAGCAAATGAAATTGAAAACAATTTGGATGATGACTGCAATGGATTAATTGATGACAATGTTTCAATTGCAACTTATTTAAACAACAGCATACAAATTTATCCCAATCCCGCCTCTAATTGGTTAGTAATTTCTAATGTAAGCGGTATGCCGTTAACATTTTCGATAAAAAATGCAATTGGAACATTAGTACAACCGGAAGTCAACATTACTAATACAATTTCAATTGATATTAGTAAATATGCATCGGGAATATATATCGTACAATTTGAGGAAGGGGCTCTTATTAAATGCTTGTCGTTTATAAAGGATTGA